From a single Candidatus Binatus sp. genomic region:
- a CDS encoding Smr/MutS family protein — translation MAKKRKHGRQDDERGGERKATPAPERVFSSPFKDLKKMLAGREVSPSPPPIKPKAATPAAPVVEKPAQAVDGLCDELLDDESFLRRALEGVRPLSSKGNRRSRIPLEPPVTHTIVDEDAEVIAQLSDLVSGQAPFDITESDEYLEGYRVGLDPRLVSQLRRGEFAVQAHFDLHGMIQGAAKEALKEFIIASVRKGLRTVLVVHGRGLRSPGGHSVLKHASAGWLSHGAIGGHVLAFTSARPTDGGAGATYVLLKREKSRAPFDILQGAKRRG, via the coding sequence ATGGCAAAAAAGCGAAAGCATGGCCGCCAGGATGACGAACGAGGCGGCGAACGAAAGGCGACACCGGCGCCCGAGCGGGTCTTTTCGTCGCCATTCAAAGACCTGAAGAAGATGCTCGCCGGGCGAGAGGTGTCGCCTTCGCCCCCGCCAATCAAGCCCAAGGCCGCGACGCCGGCGGCGCCGGTCGTCGAAAAACCCGCGCAAGCCGTCGATGGCTTATGTGACGAGCTGCTCGACGACGAGTCTTTCCTCCGCCGCGCGCTCGAGGGTGTGCGCCCGCTGAGTAGCAAAGGCAATCGCAGGTCGCGGATACCGCTGGAACCGCCGGTGACTCACACGATCGTCGATGAGGACGCGGAGGTAATCGCGCAATTGTCGGACCTGGTATCGGGGCAGGCGCCCTTCGATATCACCGAGTCGGACGAATACCTCGAGGGATACCGCGTCGGACTGGACCCGCGGCTGGTGTCGCAGCTTCGCCGCGGCGAGTTCGCCGTGCAGGCGCATTTCGATTTGCACGGCATGATCCAGGGCGCCGCCAAGGAAGCGCTCAAGGAGTTCATCATCGCCTCGGTTCGCAAGGGGCTGCGCACGGTGCTGGTCGTGCATGGACGCGGACTGCGATCTCCCGGCGGGCATTCTGTGCTCAAGCACGCGTCGGCAGGATGGCTGTCGCATGGCGCGATAGGCGGGCACGTGTTGGCATTCACCAGCGCGCGGCCGACAGACGGCGGCGCGGGTGCGACGTACGTGTTGCTGAAGCGGGAAAAAAGCCGCGCGCCGTTCGACATCTTGCAGGGCGCCAAGCGCCGCGGATAG
- a CDS encoding ATP synthase F0 subunit C, whose protein sequence is MVSLAIIAAPLLAMAAEAAPPVVRLTTSPLSVGLIALAANLGVGLAAFGSALAQGRMAASAMESIGRNPNAAGQIFTPMLLGLAFIEALTLYALVIGYLLQAKI, encoded by the coding sequence ATGGTCTCGCTTGCTATCATCGCGGCCCCGCTGCTCGCGATGGCGGCAGAAGCGGCGCCCCCGGTGGTCAGGCTGACCACTTCACCGCTGAGCGTTGGATTAATCGCGCTCGCCGCAAACCTCGGCGTCGGGCTCGCGGCGTTCGGCAGCGCGCTTGCCCAGGGCCGGATGGCAGCATCTGCGATGGAATCCATTGGGCGTAATCCCAACGCGGCCGGGCAGATTTTCACTCCGATGCTGTTGGGCCTCGCGTTCATCGAAGCGCTGACCCTGTATGCGCTGGTTATCGGATACCTGCTGCAGGCGAAGATCTAG